In Bordetella holmesii ATCC 51541, the following proteins share a genomic window:
- the rpsA gene encoding ribosomal protein S1 codes for MSSVSTPAFGGESFADLFAESLKSQDMKSGEVISAEVVRVDHNFVVVNAGLKSEALIPLEEFLNDLGELEVQPGDFVSVAIDSLENGYGDTILSRDRAKRLSAWLQLEKALENGELVTGTITGKVKGGLTVMTNGIRAFLPGSLVDLRPVKDTTPYEGKTLEFKVIKLDRKRNNVVLSRRQVLEASMGEERQKLLETLHEGAVVKGVVKNITDYGAFVDLGGIDGLLHITDMAWRRVRHPSEVLQVGQEVEAKVLKFDQEKSRVSLGVKQLGEDPWVGLARRYPQGTRLFGKVTNLTDYGAFVEVEAGIEGLVHVSEMDWTNKNVDPRKVVTLGEEVEVMVLEIDEDRRRISLGMKQCRQNPWEEFATNFKRGDKVRGAIKSITDFGVFVGLPGGIDGLVHLSDLSWTETGEEAVRNFKKGDELEAVVLGIDTEKERISLGIKQLEGDPFNNFVATYDKGAVVPGTIKSVEPKGAVVTLSVDVEGYLRASEISSGRVEDATTVLTAGANIEAMIINIDRKARSVQLSVKARDSAETAETIQRMSDASASSGTTNLGALLKAKLDQQRNDG; via the coding sequence ATGTCTTCCGTTTCCACTCCCGCCTTCGGCGGCGAAAGCTTTGCCGACCTGTTTGCCGAGAGCCTCAAGAGCCAGGACATGAAGTCCGGCGAGGTCATCAGCGCTGAAGTCGTTCGCGTCGATCACAATTTCGTGGTCGTGAACGCCGGCCTGAAGTCCGAGGCGCTGATCCCCCTGGAAGAGTTCTTGAACGACCTGGGCGAGCTCGAAGTACAACCCGGCGATTTCGTCTCCGTGGCGATCGATTCGCTGGAAAACGGCTACGGCGACACCATTCTGTCGCGTGACCGCGCCAAGCGCCTGTCGGCCTGGCTGCAACTCGAAAAGGCCCTGGAAAATGGCGAGCTGGTCACCGGCACCATCACGGGCAAGGTCAAGGGCGGCCTGACCGTCATGACCAACGGCATCCGCGCCTTCCTGCCGGGTTCGCTGGTTGATCTGCGTCCGGTCAAGGACACCACCCCCTACGAGGGCAAGACCCTCGAGTTCAAGGTCATCAAGCTCGATCGCAAGCGCAACAACGTTGTGCTGTCGCGCCGCCAGGTGCTGGAAGCCAGCATGGGCGAAGAGCGCCAGAAGCTGCTCGAGACGCTGCACGAAGGTGCCGTGGTCAAGGGCGTGGTTAAGAACATCACCGATTACGGCGCGTTCGTGGACCTGGGCGGTATCGACGGCCTGCTGCATATCACCGACATGGCATGGCGCCGTGTGCGTCACCCCTCCGAAGTCCTGCAAGTGGGTCAGGAAGTCGAAGCCAAGGTCCTCAAGTTCGACCAGGAAAAGAGCCGCGTGTCGCTGGGCGTCAAGCAACTGGGCGAAGATCCGTGGGTGGGCCTGGCTCGCCGCTACCCGCAAGGCACCCGTCTGTTCGGTAAGGTGACCAACCTGACCGACTACGGCGCCTTCGTTGAAGTCGAAGCCGGCATCGAAGGTCTGGTGCACGTCTCCGAAATGGACTGGACCAACAAGAACGTCGATCCGCGCAAGGTTGTCACCCTGGGCGAAGAAGTCGAAGTCATGGTCCTGGAGATCGACGAAGACCGTCGCCGTATCTCGCTGGGCATGAAGCAGTGCCGTCAGAACCCGTGGGAAGAGTTCGCCACGAACTTCAAGCGCGGCGACAAGGTTCGCGGCGCCATCAAGTCGATCACCGACTTCGGCGTGTTCGTGGGTCTGCCTGGCGGTATCGATGGCCTGGTTCACCTGTCCGACCTGTCGTGGACGGAAACCGGTGAAGAAGCGGTTCGCAACTTCAAGAAGGGCGACGAGCTCGAAGCCGTGGTTCTGGGTATCGACACCGAGAAGGAACGCATCTCGCTGGGCATCAAGCAGCTGGAAGGCGATCCTTTCAACAACTTCGTTGCCACGTACGACAAGGGTGCTGTGGTCCCCGGCACGATCAAGTCGGTCGAGCCCAAGGGTGCTGTCGTGACCCTGTCGGTCGACGTCGAAGGCTACCTGCGTGCTTCCGAGATCTCCTCGGGCCGCGTTGAAGATGCCACGACGGTTCTGACCGCCGGCGCCAACATCGAAGCCATGATCATCAACATCGATCGCAAGGCGCGTTCGGTCCAGTTGTCGGTCAAGGCTCGCGATAGCGCAGAGACCGCTGAAACTATCCAGCGCATGTCCGACGCCAGCGCATCTTCGGGTACGACCAACCTGGGCGCGCTGCTCAAGGCCAAGCTGGACCAACAGCGCAACGACGGTTGA
- a CDS encoding prephenate dehydrogenase family protein, translating into MSAEQAPQASPAIAVLAVVGVGLIGGSFAAALRQAGQLGRVLGVGRNPESLAQALALGLIDEAVSPEEAAARADLILLATPVGSAGSMLARMREHLGPQCLITDGGSTKVEVVAAARAALGERISAFVPGHPIAGAERTGPEAADARLYEGRNVILTPLAENAAAAVARVRTAWQACGAHVLEMTPHEHDSVLASVSHMPHFLAAAYMAQVCEASDAATRLDLAGSGFRDFTRIAAGSPEMWRDIFLSNRSAMLTELGALRAVLDRTEAALAAGDGASLQQWLQDAATARRAWRKESA; encoded by the coding sequence ATGAGCGCAGAGCAAGCCCCGCAGGCGAGCCCCGCCATCGCGGTGCTGGCCGTGGTGGGTGTGGGCTTGATCGGCGGCTCGTTTGCCGCAGCGTTGCGCCAGGCTGGCCAGCTTGGCCGCGTCCTGGGCGTGGGCCGCAATCCAGAGTCGCTGGCGCAAGCCTTGGCGCTGGGACTCATCGATGAAGCCGTCAGTCCCGAGGAGGCCGCCGCGCGGGCCGATCTCATTCTGCTGGCGACACCCGTGGGCAGCGCGGGTTCCATGCTGGCGCGTATGCGCGAGCATCTCGGGCCGCAGTGCCTGATTACCGATGGTGGCAGCACCAAGGTCGAAGTCGTCGCGGCTGCGCGAGCAGCCTTGGGCGAGCGTATCTCGGCGTTTGTGCCAGGCCATCCCATTGCGGGCGCCGAGCGCACCGGTCCGGAGGCAGCCGATGCCCGTTTGTACGAAGGACGCAACGTCATCCTGACGCCGTTGGCCGAGAATGCGGCCGCTGCCGTGGCCCGCGTGCGCACCGCCTGGCAGGCTTGCGGGGCGCATGTGTTGGAAATGACGCCGCACGAGCACGATAGCGTGCTGGCCTCGGTCAGCCACATGCCGCATTTTCTGGCCGCAGCCTATATGGCGCAGGTCTGTGAGGCAAGCGATGCTGCCACACGCCTGGATCTGGCCGGTTCTGGATTTCGGGATTTCACCCGCATCGCCGCTGGCTCGCCCGAAATGTGGCGCGATATATTCCTGTCCAACCGTTCAGCCATGTTGACGGAGCTCGGGGCGCTGCGCGCGGTACTGGACCGAACCGAAGCCGCCTTGGCGGCCGGCGATGGTGCGAGCTTGCAGCAGTGGCTGCAGGACGCCGCCACCGCCCGGCGCGCCTGGCGCAAGGAGTCTGCCTAA
- the pheA gene encoding chorismate mutase, translating to MDDALQAKLRPLRDRIDAIDSQILDLLCQRARTAQEVGEVKHAAHADGPVLRPEREAEVIRGLQQRNAGPFPSAAVASVWTEIMSACRGLERGMTVAYLGPQGSFSEQAALEQFGHSVTQMPCASFDEVFRAVESAEADVGIVPVENSTEGAVNRNLDLLLHTPLKIMGERSLLIRHCLMTQSGAMDGVTTISAHPQALAQCQGWLNRHYPDLKRVAAASNSEAARVAATDPTVAAIAGEVAAPAWNLAVVAAGIQDDAQNRTRFVAIGRIEPLPSGRDKTSLILAVPNRAGAVYDMLAPLAVNGVSMTRFESRPARTGQWEYYFYLDCLGHQKDTNVVQAFAALAQQAAFFKILGSYPAQ from the coding sequence ATGGATGACGCATTGCAGGCCAAGTTGCGGCCGCTGCGCGATCGCATCGACGCCATCGACAGCCAGATTCTCGACCTGTTGTGCCAGCGTGCCCGTACGGCCCAGGAAGTGGGCGAGGTCAAGCATGCGGCCCATGCCGATGGCCCCGTCCTGCGTCCTGAGCGTGAGGCTGAAGTCATTCGAGGCTTGCAACAGCGCAATGCCGGCCCCTTTCCGAGCGCTGCAGTGGCCTCTGTGTGGACGGAGATCATGTCCGCCTGTCGCGGTCTCGAGCGCGGCATGACGGTCGCCTATCTCGGGCCGCAGGGGTCGTTTTCGGAGCAGGCCGCGCTCGAGCAGTTTGGGCACTCCGTGACCCAGATGCCTTGTGCGTCCTTTGACGAAGTTTTTCGTGCCGTCGAGTCTGCAGAGGCGGACGTGGGGATCGTGCCGGTCGAGAACTCGACAGAGGGTGCCGTCAACCGCAATCTCGACCTGCTGTTGCACACGCCCCTGAAAATCATGGGCGAGCGCTCGCTGCTCATCCGCCATTGCTTGATGACGCAATCGGGCGCCATGGATGGCGTGACCACGATTTCCGCGCATCCTCAGGCCCTGGCCCAATGCCAGGGCTGGCTCAACCGGCATTATCCGGATCTCAAGCGCGTCGCCGCGGCCAGCAACTCGGAAGCCGCGCGCGTGGCCGCGACCGACCCGACGGTTGCCGCCATCGCCGGTGAAGTCGCCGCTCCAGCCTGGAACCTTGCCGTCGTGGCCGCGGGCATTCAGGACGACGCGCAGAATCGCACGCGCTTCGTTGCCATTGGCCGCATCGAACCATTGCCTAGCGGGCGAGATAAGACCAGCCTCATTCTTGCCGTGCCCAATCGCGCCGGCGCTGTCTACGACATGCTGGCCCCCTTGGCTGTCAATGGTGTGTCGATGACGCGCTTTGAGTCGCGGCCGGCCCGTACGGGGCAGTGGGAGTACTACTTCTATCTCGATTGCCTCGGCCATCAAAAAGACACCAATGTGGTCCAGGCTTTCGCCGCACTGGCGCAGCAGGCTGCGTTTTTCAAAATTCTTGGCTCCTATCCGGCGCAGTAA
- a CDS encoding histidinol-phosphate transaminase: MGAIAPYQAGKPIEELAREFGLDPAGIVKLASNENPLGMPESARQAMLAAATALARYPDPNGFDLKAALAARYGVPANWITLGNGSNDILEIVALALLEPGVSAVYAQHSFAVYRLATQARGARHLVVPAKDYGHDLDAMFAAIDGDTRVVFIANPNNPTGTFAPGAAIERFLGQVAQAHGERVTVVLDEAYNEYLDPEHRFDSVALVRRFPNLVVSRTFSKAYGLAGLRVGFAVAQPALTDLLNRVRQPFNVNTLAQAAAVAALADTAYLERAYEANRAGKAQLVKAFDVLKLRHVPSYGNFVLVHVGDAARINLELLKRGVIVRPVGGDGLPEWLRVSIGLPAENERFIAALTEILAV; encoded by the coding sequence GTGGGCGCCATCGCGCCGTATCAGGCTGGCAAGCCCATCGAAGAACTCGCCCGCGAGTTCGGCCTGGATCCGGCAGGCATCGTCAAACTGGCCTCCAATGAGAATCCGCTGGGCATGCCGGAGTCGGCTCGTCAGGCCATGCTCGCTGCGGCCACCGCGCTGGCCCGCTATCCAGATCCCAATGGTTTCGATCTGAAGGCCGCTCTGGCGGCGCGGTATGGCGTGCCGGCCAACTGGATCACGCTGGGCAATGGCTCCAACGACATCCTGGAGATCGTCGCGCTGGCCTTGCTCGAACCCGGCGTGTCGGCTGTCTATGCCCAGCATTCGTTTGCGGTCTATCGCCTGGCCACGCAGGCCCGCGGCGCGCGTCACCTCGTGGTGCCGGCCAAGGATTACGGTCATGACCTGGATGCCATGTTCGCGGCGATCGATGGCGATACGCGTGTGGTTTTCATTGCCAACCCCAACAATCCAACCGGCACGTTTGCTCCGGGGGCGGCCATCGAGCGTTTTCTGGGGCAGGTGGCTCAGGCTCACGGCGAGCGTGTGACGGTGGTGCTCGACGAGGCCTACAACGAGTATCTAGATCCCGAGCACCGCTTCGATAGCGTTGCCCTGGTGCGCCGCTTCCCCAATCTCGTTGTCTCGCGGACATTCTCCAAGGCCTATGGACTGGCGGGGTTGCGCGTGGGTTTTGCCGTGGCGCAGCCTGCGCTGACAGATCTGCTCAATCGCGTGCGCCAGCCGTTTAATGTCAACACGCTGGCGCAGGCTGCCGCGGTGGCCGCGCTGGCCGACACGGCCTACCTCGAGCGCGCCTACGAAGCCAACCGGGCGGGCAAGGCCCAGCTGGTCAAGGCGTTCGACGTCCTCAAGCTGCGGCATGTACCCAGCTATGGCAACTTTGTGCTGGTCCACGTGGGCGACGCTGCGCGCATCAACCTCGAGTTGCTCAAGCGTGGGGTTATCGTGCGCCCGGTCGGCGGCGATGGCCTGCCTGAGTGGTTGCGCGTGTCCATCGGCCTGCCTGCCGAGAACGAACGCTTTATCGCTGCGCTTACCGAGATCCTGGCGGTATGA
- the cmk gene encoding cytidylate kinase — MPVITIDGPTASGKGTIAHRVAKTLGFAVLDSGALYRLTALAALRADVAPQDESAVADVAKALDVRFDGPHVCLEGADVGHEIRQESVGNYASRVAAYPAVRQALLERQRAFRRLPGLVADGRDMGTIVFPDASLKIFLIADVEARAQRRYKQLIDKGISANLVDLLRDMRERDLRDTQRTVAPLAPADDARVLDSSALTIEQTVQAVLEYWRGSQA, encoded by the coding sequence GTGCCGGTTATCACCATTGACGGCCCGACGGCATCGGGCAAGGGCACTATTGCCCATCGGGTTGCCAAGACGCTCGGTTTTGCCGTGCTCGACAGCGGGGCGCTCTACCGTCTGACGGCTCTGGCGGCGCTGCGCGCCGACGTGGCGCCGCAGGACGAATCGGCCGTGGCGGACGTGGCCAAGGCCTTAGACGTGCGTTTTGACGGCCCCCATGTCTGCCTTGAGGGCGCGGATGTCGGTCATGAAATCCGCCAGGAGTCCGTCGGTAATTACGCCTCGCGCGTAGCGGCCTATCCGGCTGTACGCCAGGCGCTGCTCGAGCGGCAGCGAGCATTTCGCCGCCTGCCAGGGCTGGTGGCCGATGGTCGCGATATGGGCACCATCGTGTTTCCTGATGCGTCTCTCAAGATATTCCTGATCGCCGATGTCGAGGCTCGGGCGCAGAGACGCTATAAGCAGTTGATCGATAAGGGAATTTCTGCTAATCTAGTTGACCTTCTGCGAGATATGCGCGAGCGGGATCTGCGCGATACGCAACGGACTGTAGCGCCATTGGCGCCGGCAGACGATGCCCGGGTGTTGGATTCGTCGGCGCTCACCATCGAACAGACGGTACAGGCCGTGCTTGAGTACTGGCGCGGCAGCCAGGCTTAG
- a CDS encoding EPSP synthase family protein, which yields MSALAYLDLPAARHARGVVALPGSKSISNRVLLIAALAEGRTEISGLLDSDDTRVMLAALRQLGVAVVDLGPGHVAVEGLSRFPVEQAEIFLGNAGTAFRPLTAALALMGGDYRLSGVPRMHERPIGDLVDALRGWGARIDYLGQEGYPPLHLGRGHAQADTVRVQGSVSSQFLTALLMAAPIEAGSSGRTITIEVIGELISKPYIEITLNLMARYGVTVRRDGWRAFTIEGGARYRSPGRIAVEGDASTASYFLALGVLGGGPVRVTGVGENSIQGDVAFADTLAAMGGTITWGRTGSKPAAGRWPTEGGSRLLTPIST from the coding sequence ATGAGTGCTCTGGCCTATCTGGATCTGCCTGCTGCGCGCCACGCCCGGGGCGTGGTGGCCTTGCCAGGGTCCAAAAGTATTTCCAACCGCGTGCTGCTGATCGCCGCCTTGGCCGAAGGACGCACCGAGATTTCCGGCCTGCTGGACTCCGACGATACCCGCGTGATGCTGGCTGCTCTGCGGCAACTGGGTGTGGCGGTGGTCGATCTTGGCCCGGGGCACGTGGCTGTCGAAGGCCTCAGCCGGTTTCCCGTCGAGCAGGCCGAGATTTTTCTTGGCAATGCCGGAACGGCCTTTCGTCCTTTGACCGCGGCACTGGCCCTCATGGGGGGCGATTACCGCCTCTCGGGCGTGCCGCGCATGCATGAGCGGCCCATCGGTGACCTCGTCGACGCGTTGCGCGGCTGGGGTGCCCGCATTGATTATCTCGGTCAGGAAGGCTATCCACCGCTGCACCTGGGCCGCGGCCACGCGCAGGCCGATACGGTGCGTGTGCAGGGGTCGGTGTCGAGCCAGTTCCTGACCGCGTTGTTGATGGCCGCGCCTATCGAGGCTGGCTCCAGCGGGCGCACCATCACCATCGAGGTGATCGGAGAACTGATCTCCAAGCCCTATATCGAGATCACACTCAACCTCATGGCCCGTTATGGCGTGACGGTGCGGCGCGATGGCTGGCGTGCCTTCACGATCGAAGGCGGCGCGCGTTACCGCAGCCCGGGCCGCATCGCGGTCGAGGGCGATGCCTCCACCGCCTCGTACTTTTTGGCGCTGGGCGTGTTGGGGGGAGGGCCGGTGCGCGTGACGGGCGTCGGTGAAAACAGCATTCAGGGCGACGTGGCGTTTGCCGACACGTTGGCGGCCATGGGTGGGACCATCACCTGGGGGCGGACTGGATCGAAGCCAGCGGCCGGGCGGTGGCCGACGGAGGGCGGATCAAGGCTTTTGACGCCGATTTCAACCTGA
- the ihfB gene encoding integration host factor, beta subunit, translated as MTKSELIAALAARYPQLAARDTDYAVKTVLDAMTQALASGQRIEIRGFGSFSLSQRSPRVGRNPKSGEQVLVPGKQVPHFKAGKELRERVDLTGNEPGGDSSHESSDPLQSVMDMHAMH; from the coding sequence GTGACCAAGTCGGAGCTGATCGCCGCTCTGGCGGCCCGCTATCCCCAGCTGGCCGCCCGCGACACCGATTACGCGGTCAAGACCGTGCTTGATGCGATGACCCAGGCCCTGGCCTCGGGGCAGCGCATCGAGATTCGCGGTTTCGGCAGTTTTTCGCTGTCGCAGCGGTCTCCGCGCGTGGGGCGCAATCCCAAGTCGGGTGAGCAGGTGCTGGTGCCTGGTAAACAGGTGCCTCACTTCAAGGCCGGCAAGGAGTTGCGAGAGCGTGTGGATCTGACTGGTAACGAACCGGGTGGCGATTCCTCGCATGAATCGTCCGACCCTCTGCAGTCCGTGATGGATATGCATGCAATGCATTGA
- the serC gene encoding phosphoserine transaminase — translation MARPWNFSAGPSVLPEVVLQQAAAEMLDWHGSGMSVMEMSHRGRQFVQICDEAETDLRELMNLPADYAVMFMQGGGLGENAIVPMNLIGRRGVPAADFVVTGHWSTRSHKEAGRYGDARIAASSAQAADIDGRAQRPFTWVPPVQNWQVRPEAAYLHLCSNETIGGVEFIDWPDLAELGAPDVPLVVDASSHFLSRPLDVTRTGLMFAGAQKNAGPAGVTVVIARRDLLGKALPICPSAFDYANVAAEHSRYNTPPTFAIYVAGLVYKWVKAQGGVEGLETANKAKADLLYGYLDASDFYHNPVEPSVRSRMNVPFVLRDDSLNDAFLQGAEAAGLLALKGHKSVGGMRASIYNAMPLSGVQALVDYLTEFERRYG, via the coding sequence ATGGCGCGCCCCTGGAATTTCTCGGCCGGACCGTCGGTCCTGCCCGAGGTCGTGTTGCAGCAGGCTGCAGCCGAAATGCTGGATTGGCATGGCAGCGGCATGTCGGTGATGGAGATGAGTCACCGCGGCCGCCAGTTCGTGCAGATCTGCGACGAGGCCGAAACCGATCTGCGCGAACTCATGAATCTGCCGGCTGACTATGCGGTCATGTTCATGCAGGGTGGCGGGTTGGGCGAAAACGCCATCGTTCCCATGAACCTCATCGGCCGGCGCGGCGTGCCGGCAGCCGACTTCGTGGTGACGGGCCATTGGTCCACGCGCTCCCACAAGGAAGCCGGCCGCTACGGCGATGCCCGTATCGCCGCCAGTAGTGCGCAAGCTGCCGACATCGATGGCCGCGCGCAGCGCCCGTTCACCTGGGTGCCTCCGGTTCAGAACTGGCAGGTTCGTCCCGAGGCCGCCTATCTGCATCTGTGCAGCAACGAAACCATTGGCGGGGTCGAATTCATCGATTGGCCGGATCTGGCCGAACTCGGCGCGCCGGACGTGCCGCTGGTGGTCGATGCTTCCTCGCATTTTTTGTCGCGTCCGCTTGACGTCACGCGTACCGGCCTGATGTTCGCCGGCGCCCAGAAAAATGCCGGCCCGGCCGGTGTGACCGTGGTCATTGCCCGCCGCGATCTGTTGGGCAAGGCACTGCCTATCTGCCCGTCGGCCTTTGACTATGCCAACGTGGCGGCCGAGCATTCGCGCTACAACACACCGCCCACCTTCGCGATCTACGTCGCGGGGCTGGTGTACAAGTGGGTGAAAGCGCAAGGCGGCGTCGAGGGCCTGGAGACGGCCAACAAAGCCAAGGCTGACTTGCTCTACGGCTATCTGGACGCTAGTGATTTCTATCACAACCCTGTCGAACCCTCGGTGCGTTCGCGCATGAATGTGCCTTTCGTGCTGCGTGACGACTCGCTCAACGACGCTTTCTTGCAAGGTGCCGAGGCCGCCGGCCTGCTTGCGCTCAAGGGACACAAGAGCGTTGGCGGCATGCGTGCCTCCATCTACAACGCCATGCCGCTGTCGGGTGTGCAGGCCTTGGTCGACTACCTGACGGAATTCGAGCGCCGCTATGGATGA
- a CDS encoding EPSP synthase family protein, whose product MTAAAMALFADGPCRLRNIGSWRVKETDRIHAMQTELAKLGATVEYGPDWLTIAPPADGQWRDAQIGTWDDHRMAMCFSLAAFGPAVVRILDPGCVSKTFPNYFDVYASLISA is encoded by the coding sequence ATGACCGCTGCGGCCATGGCCCTGTTTGCCGATGGCCCCTGCCGCCTGCGCAACATCGGCAGCTGGAGAGTCAAAGAAACCGACCGCATTCACGCCATGCAGACGGAGCTAGCCAAACTGGGCGCGACGGTCGAATATGGCCCCGATTGGCTGACGATTGCTCCGCCAGCCGATGGCCAGTGGCGCGACGCCCAGATCGGCACCTGGGATGATCACCGCATGGCCATGTGTTTCTCGCTGGCGGCCTTTGGGCCGGCGGTCGTGCGCATCCTGGACCCGGGCTGTGTGAGCAAGACCTTCCCCAATTATTTCGACGTTTATGCAAGCCTGATCAGCGCTTGA
- the gyrA gene encoding DNA gyrase, A subunit — MHRRVLYAMHELNNDWNRAYKKSARIVGDVIGKYHPHGDQSVYDTIVRMAQDFSMRYMLVDGQGNFGSIDGDNAAAMRYTEIRLAKIAHELLADIDQETVDFGPNYDGSEQEPLLLPSRLPNLLVNGSSGIAVGMATNIPPHNLGEVVEGCLYCLRNPECTIDELLEIIPAPDFPTGGIIYGMSGVREGYRTGRGRVIMRAKTHFEDMEKGNRQAIVVDAIPYQVNKKTLQERIAELVNDKKIEGISDIRDESDKDGMRLVIELKRGEVPEVVLNNLYKNTQLQDTFGMNLVALVDGQPRLLNLKQLIDYFLQHRREVVTRRTVFQLRKARERGHVLEGLAVALANIDDFIAIIKAAPTPPVARQELMARAWDSSLVREMLARADGGEVAGGRHAFRPDDLPEGFGLQGDGQYRLSETQAQEILNMRLQRLTGLEQDKIIGEYKEVMDTIADLLDILARPERITTIIGDELQAIKAEFSTAAKDSRRSEIEFNATELDTEDLITPMDMVVTMSHGGYIKSQPLSEYRSQKRGGRGKQATQMKENDWVDQLFIANTHDYLLCFSNRGRVYWLKVWEVPQGTRNSRGKPIVNMFPLADGEKITVVLPVKEFSEDHYVFMATSRGTVKKTALSDFSNPRKAGIIAVDLDDGDYLIGADVTDGKHDVMLFSDAGKAVRFDENDVRPMGRAARGVRGMMLEDSQTVIALLVAGDESQSVLTATENGYGKRTSIAEYTRHGRGTKGMIAIQTSSRNGKVVGAVLVNPSDEIMLITTGGVLVRTRVSEIREMGRATQGVTLISVDDGSSLSGVRRVVESDADDDESAEDDGEGQIDSTEEPTE, encoded by the coding sequence GTGCACCGGCGCGTGCTGTACGCGATGCACGAGTTGAACAACGACTGGAATCGCGCCTACAAGAAGTCCGCCCGTATCGTGGGCGATGTCATCGGTAAGTATCACCCCCACGGCGATCAGTCCGTCTACGACACCATCGTTCGCATGGCGCAGGATTTTTCCATGCGCTATATGCTGGTCGACGGGCAGGGCAACTTCGGCTCGATCGACGGCGATAACGCCGCGGCGATGCGCTATACCGAAATCCGCCTGGCCAAGATCGCGCACGAGCTGCTTGCCGATATCGACCAGGAAACCGTCGATTTCGGGCCCAACTATGACGGCAGCGAGCAGGAACCCTTGCTGTTGCCGTCGCGCCTGCCCAATCTGCTGGTCAATGGCAGCTCCGGCATTGCCGTGGGCATGGCAACCAACATCCCGCCGCATAATCTGGGCGAAGTGGTCGAGGGCTGCCTGTACTGCCTGCGCAACCCCGAGTGCACCATCGACGAGTTGCTCGAGATCATCCCGGCTCCGGATTTCCCCACGGGCGGCATCATCTACGGGATGTCTGGTGTGCGCGAAGGCTATCGCACCGGCCGCGGCCGCGTCATCATGCGTGCCAAGACGCACTTCGAGGACATGGAAAAGGGCAACCGTCAGGCCATCGTGGTCGACGCGATTCCCTACCAGGTCAACAAGAAGACGCTGCAAGAGCGCATTGCCGAGCTGGTCAACGACAAAAAAATCGAGGGTATCTCGGATATCCGCGACGAGTCGGACAAAGATGGCATGCGTTTGGTCATCGAGCTCAAGCGCGGTGAAGTGCCCGAGGTTGTGCTCAATAATCTGTACAAGAACACGCAGCTGCAGGATACCTTCGGGATGAACCTGGTGGCGCTGGTCGATGGCCAGCCGCGCCTGCTCAATCTCAAGCAGCTGATCGACTACTTCCTGCAGCACCGCCGTGAAGTCGTCACGCGTCGTACGGTGTTCCAGTTGCGCAAGGCCCGCGAGCGCGGGCACGTACTGGAAGGCCTGGCGGTGGCGCTGGCCAATATCGATGACTTCATTGCCATCATCAAGGCCGCGCCCACCCCGCCGGTGGCGCGCCAGGAACTGATGGCGCGGGCCTGGGATTCTTCGCTGGTGCGCGAAATGCTCGCCCGAGCCGACGGCGGCGAGGTTGCCGGCGGACGGCATGCCTTCCGCCCGGACGATCTGCCCGAGGGCTTCGGCCTGCAGGGTGATGGGCAATATCGCCTGTCGGAGACGCAAGCGCAGGAAATCCTGAACATGCGTCTGCAGCGCCTGACCGGGCTTGAGCAGGACAAGATCATCGGCGAGTACAAAGAGGTGATGGACACCATCGCCGATCTGCTCGACATCCTGGCCCGTCCCGAACGTATCACCACCATCATCGGCGACGAGTTGCAGGCGATCAAGGCGGAGTTCTCCACGGCGGCGAAGGACAGCCGCCGCTCCGAGATCGAGTTCAACGCCACCGAGCTGGATACTGAAGACCTGATCACCCCGATGGACATGGTGGTGACCATGTCGCACGGTGGCTATATCAAGAGCCAGCCGCTGTCTGAGTACCGGTCGCAAAAACGCGGCGGCCGAGGCAAGCAGGCAACGCAGATGAAGGAAAACGACTGGGTCGATCAGCTCTTCATCGCCAACACGCACGACTATCTGCTGTGCTTCTCTAACCGTGGCCGCGTGTATTGGCTCAAGGTCTGGGAAGTGCCGCAAGGCACGCGCAATTCGCGCGGCAAACCCATCGTCAATATGTTCCCGCTGGCCGACGGCGAGAAGATCACCGTGGTGCTGCCGGTCAAGGAATTCAGCGAAGATCACTATGTCTTCATGGCGACCTCTCGTGGCACGGTCAAGAAGACGGCATTGTCGGATTTCTCCAATCCGCGCAAGGCCGGCATCATTGCCGTTGATCTGGATGACGGCGACTACCTGATCGGTGCAGACGTGACCGATGGCAAGCATGATGTCATGCTGTTCTCGGATGCCGGCAAGGCCGTGCGCTTCGATGAAAACGATGTCCGGCCCATGGGTCGCGCCGCGCGTGGCGTGCGCGGCATGATGCTCGAAGACAGCCAGACCGTGATTGCGTTGCTGGTGGCCGGCGACGAAAGCCAGAGCGTGCTGACCGCCACGGAAAACGGCTATGGCAAGCGTACGTCGATCGCCGAGTACACCCGGCATGGGCGCGGCACCAAGGGCATGATCGCCATCCAGACCAGTTCGCGCAATGGCAAGGTCGTTGGCGCCGTGCTGGTCAATCCGAGCGACGAAATCATGCTGATCACCACGGGCGGTGTGCTGGTGCGCACCCGCGTGAGCGAAATCCGTGAAATGGGCCGAGCCACGCAGGGCGTGACGCTGATCAGCGTCGATGACGGCAGCTCGCTGTCGGGCGTGCGTCGCGTGGTGGAAAGCGATGCCGACGATGACGAGTCCGCAGAGGACGACGGCGAAGGCCAGATCGATTCGACTGAAGAACCTACGGAGTAA